Within Paramormyrops kingsleyae isolate MSU_618 chromosome 24, PKINGS_0.4, whole genome shotgun sequence, the genomic segment TGATCTTACTCGCAACTAAATTACAAATCCAGGAAACCAAACCTGCTTCAGTACAGTAACAATTTATGTTTCGTAACTTTACACCTCTGGTTTTGTTTAGATTTACCAAACGAAGCACTCTATTTATGTCAACttcaccccaaaaaaaactaaagCCTCTCGAGATGTTAGCCGTAATGTTGCAATATTACAGACTTGGCAagagcgttttttttttcctcaaccggctctttctctctcctgtcTGAAGAAAGAACCGCAAAGCACTCTGGGACTAAGAGAAAAGACAATAGCAGAGACCAGGTAAGGCAGAACCTCTCCGTTACCCAGCTGCCTGCCCCTATTTACGCCCCTGTGATCAGTCCTGATGTTCAGGTGGCTCTAGATAATCCTCCTCCTTCCATAAAATATGTCATAGCTCAGACCAGAAAGCGAGGCTCCCTCCGCACCGGGGTTGACATTCAGTGTTGTTGATCGTTGGCTGCTGCATAATCGCCCCGTCGCGCACCTACATGTCAGGATTCAAATTGCGTGACAGAATTCATCAGCGATAGGGCTGGGAACGGCTGACCCAGCAGTTTTCACGCAGCACGTCCCGAATCCCGCAGCAGGAACGCGGCGGCGGTTAGGCCCGGAGCCCCCTGCAGGGTTCTGGGTGCCCCGTGCTCCTCCACCAGTCAGCAGGGATATAGCTTGAGCGTTGTGATGACAGCTCCATCTGAACCTTGGCGTGGGAGAGACCGTCATTCTGACACGTACCATTTTCCTTGTCTGCGTCCCTAATGGTGACTTGACTTTAGGGATATCAGCCATTTTCGGTACCACTTTGTCAAACACGTTGAGAATCACGACTGAAGCCTGAATGTACGGAGATCAGTCTTTCTCTGTCAGACTTTGACCTTCTTCCTGCTCCCCCGCTCCACAGTGCCCCTCCTGCACTGGCAGACTCCAGCCTTGCCTGGATGGTGCAGGGCACCCCCTGCAGTACGTCCAGTGCACTGCGGGCGCCAGTTCCCACCGCTTCTGCCGCTCCTGCCTCTGCCCCTGGGCTCCCTCCTGTGATGCCCCCTCCGAGAGCTGCAGCAATGGCTCCTGCCAGCTGGTGGCCACGCTCCTCAGCTGCAACACGGTGACGGACACCAAGAGCCGCGTCTTCGGCTGCCCCCTCTTCCGGGCCTGTCCCAAATGCCACAGCCTGATCATGCACGATTCCGGCTGCAAGTATGTCACATGTCGACCCTGCGGCCACCGGTTCTGCTTCATATGCCTGCAGCGCAGCCGAGAGTGCAGGAAAACAACAGAGCTCTACTGGTCGAGAGCATGCAATAAGCCCCGGGCAGCCAGGCAGACGTTTGTCACAAAAAGTCACTAATGCACGTGGACATCGGCTTCCATTGTCTTGCGGTAATGGCAGGGTAGAAGAGAGAGAGCAAACAACCTCCAGTGCTACAACATTTAAATTCGGCAGATCATTTGCGTAACGAACTGCAAGGCCTCTCAAAAGCTCGACGCTACCACCTAGAGGCACAAGACACCTTGAAAAATGACCCAATATCAGTCACCGCTTCAGTGGTATTAttctttaaaacattttaaatcatattGTGAAAACAATactataatacaataaaataaatagattGATTTACATTGCAATATCAACAGCtggctgaaaaaaaataattttagatggcaattttttttaatcatctaTATTAAAAGGAATCATAGGGATTGAGGTTAATTAGAACAAGGGCTTGCTTTGCTCTTGTCCAAATGAACACTAATTTACAAATCAGCAGCTTGGGAGTCCATTCTGAAATGTGATCTGCTATATTGACCAAGACTTTTGAGGCTCACCGTTGGTAGACAGTCTTTGCAACATCTGGAACATCTCAGACATCAAATCCATCAGTCCATCGTCAACAACTCAACTTCGGCCAAAACAGGACGCCTGAACTGTCTCTGGGTCGTGGGAGCACACCGGAGAGTTCACCATTACCTCAAATACCGGTGTATTCAACTGCATGTCATACGACAAGTTAAGTCTCCTCTTCCAAGCCATCTCAATGGTTGTAAGTGCATAACCAGGTTttgtcagcagggggcaccacacCTGGGGTACAGGTGCACCAGTCTTCAGCTGCAGAGTTTTCCTCATTCCACCTAAAGCCAGTCTTCAGCTGCAGAGTTTTCCTCATTCCACCTAAAGCCAGTCTTCAGCTGCAGAGTTTTCCTCATTCCACCTAAAGCCAGTCTTCAGCTGCAGAGTTTTCCTCATTCCACCTAAAGCCAGTCTTCAGCTGCAGAGTTTTCCTCATTCCACCTAAAGCCAGTCTTCAGCTGCAGAGTTTTCCTCATTCCACCTAAAGCCAGTCTTCAGCTGCAGAGTTTTCCTCATTCCACCTAAAGCCAGTCTTCAGCTCAGTGCTGTACTTGTGTTTCATTTGATAGGCAAAACCTGGAATCTTCAGGGCAGAACTCAGcattatttgatttatttctaaataaacaAACTATCAATTAATTGCCGAGAGTCCAGATTTCACCCAACAGCGATGCAGTGGCTGCATTTCAGGGACACGCCAGACAGCACCACCATCCACCTGCGATTTCAGACTGAAAGCTGGCTGTAATTAAGACGCTCTCTGAAGGCTCTGTGGTCCTCTGAGACTGAGATCCGCTCCGGCGCTCCAAGCTTACACCCGACAAGGTGACCAATGGCGAGACAGACAGGAACAAAAACGCACAGTTCAGTCACTGGACCTTTCAGTCTGTATTGTAAGGTAGCGAAAATACAGGAAGCGCCTTAAATCACAaacttccatccattttttatAATCACTAATCTAATACTTAAGTTTTTCCCCATCTGGTCCTGGGGGACCCACAGCGGTCCATGtctctgctccctcccagctccttgcaaaaacgtggatgtctgcgggtccctgaggaccctattgggaaacactacagTATTAGGTCACAATGAACCTGCAGAAGAAAAAACacaggtagggggcgctgtggaggGCGGTCGCAGGACCATCACAGGCTGCATTAGCCCACgtacgcacacaaacacactccataaataccatcctttttttttcttgaatccACAGCTTTTCATTCATGTACAGATATTGGGTACAGAAAACCTAAGAGGCACCGTAACACTGCGAATCATCACACCCCCCAAgcacacaaacagcaaacatgAGTTAGAATAAGACACAATTAAATATGAAAACCGCCAGCGAAGCATCTGTGGAGGAAGAACTCCCAGCTTAACCTGCACCACCGTCTGAGCACTGAGAAACGCAACCGGTACAGCTTCAGCCAGCCCCATGCTCCCACGAAGCGTGGACAGGAGATACTATTGTACCGCCTTCGAACCCGCTCCAAAGCTGAAGTGGCTAGCGCCCAGTCCCTTCATACTCTCAGATGTTCCCGGTCCCTCCATCAGGAAGTCTGCCCTGTTGCTGGCTTCACGTCCATCAGCTGCTTTCCAATCTCCCATGTCCGGTAAAAATAATACTTCTCCTTCGAGGACATGAACCCTTTGGTCACCAGTAAAATCCAACAAATTCCGAAATTTAGAGTCCAGTTAAGGCCTGGACACCAACGTCAATATATCTATTGATTGTTTTCATACTCACATCATTACATTCTGTACAAATGTTGCGGAAAATTATTACAGTACATATGTAAGAAAATAAGTTAGAACAACCAAACCAATTTTACCACAACTGGCAGAAACACAGCACCAGTAAGGCAAATTACCAGCTTAAGAACGAGGCAGACACACAAagtgttaataataataataataataataaaaaaaaaaaacactaatttTCAACACAATATATCAGGGCTATTCggatcacggtcctcaaggtctgagccctgctggttttccagccttcctttacctgtgagccgggtgtgaagcctctgtgaccaatcagaatcagtaattattaaactaagtatcctgggagaactgaaaacacggcctggatttggaatcgaggtacaaatttgaagagccctgcaaTATATGTTCGACATTATTTAAATCATCGATCCTtccatccagtacagggtttcaggggcctggagtctatcccaacCAGCAAGAGGTGCTTGGCATGGGACATCCAGGAGGGGGAGCCAGTCACAgggtgcacacatacacacaatatGGGCAATACAGGAACACTAATTTAGACTTTGGGCTGATGGTGGAAAATGGACTAAAACCCTGGATAAATACAATGAAAAAGTGAGAGGACATTCTGAATGATTTGAACCTCCAGCCCTGCGAGTGTGAAGTCGTACCTCACATAAAATAAACCAACACTGGtcaatgaaataataataattagtacTGATAAAGTAATAGGTTTTAATAAATGAATTGACATGCCTATGGTTTTTGCCCTATTATCCACACCAGGGGgctgttccacaaagcaggatttcttgcttatcCGGATAACTtctcggatttaaggtagtctgggctaaatgaaagggaatgaaaataaagtccatttagcccagactaccttaaatccaaggagttatctggctaagcaagaaatcctcctTCATGGATTACCCCCCATGTGTATCCAGAAGGGTACACATTCTGGCGTGCTGTAAACAAGCTGGGTGGGAAACAGTTAAATATAACATAGTACGTACTTCCCTGCTCTGAGTTATTTTCCACGTTTGATCCCAGATTTGAGCCCCAGCTGCCCTGTAAACCTCCATTTCATCGACCTCCCTCCTCGTCCCAGGTCCTCCTGGCCACTAGAGGGCATCAGCCATTCCCCTCCAGGGAGTGCGAACGCTGGTGGAAGCGGAGCCCCCCGCAGTTCCGGAAGGTCTTCCCACACAGACTGCAGGCGTACGGCTTTTCTCCCGTATGAATGCGGAAGTGCCTCGTGAGTGCCCACGAGTGGCGGAAGCGAGCATTGCACACGGTGCAGGCGTATGGCCGCTCGCCCGTGTGAATGCGCTGGTGGATCTTCAGGTGCTCCATGCGGTTGAAATCGCGGCCGCACAGGGAGCAGTGGTAGGGGCTGCGGCCTGGAGGGAAGGCCTGCCGTCTCGGGTGCCGGCTGGATTTAGACCCGTGGACCTGGTTCTGACTGTGGTGCTGGCTCCGGTGCCGCCGCAGCTCCTCCTGCAGGTGAAACGACTCTCCGCAAACGCGGCAGGAGTGGGTCCCGCCGGCAGGGGGAGTGACGCTGGGCTGGGTGACATCTGGGCCGCTCACCCGGCTGCTGTAGTGGGGACGGGGAACGGGGCCCGGATGCTGGTAGGCTTTGGAGAAGGCGGGAAGCCCACTGGAGGACGGAGCATGGAGGTCGAGGTCGGACAAGTCAGTACCAAAAACTGGAGAATCAGCTGGGTGGAAATTAAAGAGAGCATAAGATGACAGGAACACCTGGAAACTCGAGACCCAGGTCCACATGCCCCGCCTACTGACACACCCAGCCCCACCCCTGCCCAACCATACCCTGCCCCCAGCATGAACCTGAATTGGATGAACCCGTAAACCTTTTACCCAGGTCCCCTCGCCCTACTCCTGAAACACCCAGCCCAAACGCATATGTTTAGAAACTGAGCTGCAGAGTACAACAGGATCCAGACTATTCTCAATGGCCAGGTCCCCATACCACGCCCACTGACACATAACCCCGCCCCCAGCACAGATATCACGCCCACTGACACATAACCCCGCCCCAGCACAGATACCACGCCCACTGATACATAACCCCGCCCCCAGCACAGATACCACGCTCACCAACACATAACCCCGCCCCAGCACAGATACCACGCCCACTGATACATAACCCCGCCCCCAGCACAGATACCACGCTCACCAACACATAACCCCGCCCCAGCACAGATACCACGCTCACTGACACATAACCCCGCCCCCAGCACAGATACCACGCCCACTGACACATAACCCCGCCCCCAGCACAGATACCACGCTCACCGACACATAACCCCGCCCCCAGCACAGATACCACGCCCACCCACACATAACCCCACCCCTAACACAGATATCATGCCCACTGACACATAACccatcatatcatatcataacCCACATATCATGCCCCCAGCCCATACACCATGCCCATTGGCACCTAACCCCACCCCTAGCCCACACCTCACCCCTCCCACACTCACACAAGGAGTGGCTGGTGCATGCGGCGAGGGTGTCAGTGTCACAGTTCTGTAGGTGCAGCGGTTCTGGCCTCCAGTCCTCTAGTAGGCGTGACTGAGCCAGGGAGAGGCTGTCCGGGCAGAAGTCATCCTCCACCCCAGCGAAAGCAGCCGGCACGGAGACGCAGCCCAGCTCCGGGGGGGCGCAGCCTCCCTCTGGCGACTCCTCCTTCACCTTGATCGGCTGTTCGAGCTTCGGGTTTGGCAGGCTGCTGTCTGGTGGGGATGCTGCTTTGAGGAATGCCCCGGTGTTACTCACTCCCGGCACAGTTTCTGGGCACGGCTGGTCGAAGCGCACTGTCTCCACCTGGGTGTCGGAGTACATCCGCGTCTGGCTGCTCTTGGAAACTTGGAAAACAGAGAGGTGGAAAAACATTCAATATTTAAAACATTCAGCTTAATCGCAACTTGATTCTAAACATGAGAAACTGGCGCGGAGGTGACATTACACACGATCACACACCGGCTGCGCCTCCAGGCTGGCATCTGGACGCTGTCTGGCCACCTGTGTTTGGGGTCAGGTCGTGGGAGCAGACCTGTCCGTCCTCACGGATTTCACAGAAAGACCTGTCCCGATCTGGGTCCGCCTCAACGCTGAGAAAGTCGAACTTCTCCTCCAGCAAGATGTCAGCGGGATCCACGGGCGCGCTTACGGGCGCCGCCGGCTGCTTCCCGGGCTGTGGCTCGTCCTGGGGGCCCGGCGGCGGCGCTCTGCCGACCGCGTTTGCTTTGCGCACGGCGCCCAGCTCCACCTCGGCGCTCTGCAGCCGCTGCTTCAGGGATTCGTTCTCCCGCAGGGTTTCGTGCATCTGGTCGCGCACATCGCGGAGCGCCTGGCCCACCAGCTTGGTGACCTCCAGCACGGCGATCTCCAGTGCCACCCCGAAGGCGTTTTGTATGGTGGCCGTGAGCTCGTCCTGGAAGGACAGCGACAGATCGGCCACCAGAGCCGCGCCGGTCTGCCTGTCGCCCGTCACCGACATCCCCAGGCCGGATGTGTTCCCCACACCGTTGGTCCCGATCCCCCGTTTAATGGGGCATGCCGGTGACCCGAATATCCCGTGGGGGGATGCTGCTTAACAAAAACCCCCAAAACTCCTATATAACAGCGCTAAACAACAAAGCACCGGGAGAAGCCGCAATGCAAACAGCTGATCTCCACGACGCCCAGTTTAAACCATACAGAACCGCGCCATCAAGAATAAAGATGCGGCACGTGCGCGGATTCTTTGAAAATAAGAATACTTAAGAAAAACATTCATATGTTTCAGCAGTATACTCCAACAAAGTGGACCACTTCAGCTAGCCGGCTAACTACCTAGCTTTACCTTGAAGAAGATCGCCAGTAATAATATTCAGCATAACTTCCCTTCTACACACATGAGTTTGTGTATTATATATCTGAATATTACAATTTAAATAGCGATCACACCTGGCTCCTCGATGAATTCAATACAACAACTTTCCTTATTCTTGTTTGGGGTGTCGGCCAACCGGTTTCGTTTCCTGTGGTGGTTGATATGCCACATACGCGTAAATAGATCTATGTTCCTAAGAAAGAAAATACTATAGAAATTCATTAACATCAGcttttaaaactgttttttaaaaatgcaatatgTATGTTACTTTTATTACACGTATAAAATGCAGAATTCCCGAGGGTCAAAAGCTTCACATGTGCAACACCGGAATAATTTATAGTTGACCAGCTATCCTGGATATTGCCTCCAGATGCTGACCCTGGATCAGTTTTCGGTGTTTAAAGAAAACTGCCGGGTCTGAGGGTAGCGCCTGAATTTACTGATCCAGAATCGGTGTTCTGGGCCAACGGCGATGCTATTAACTGGCGATGCTTTACACTCGATTATTGCTCAGGAAATAATGAGAGAAAGcgaataaaataataaagatagtaaaaatttaaatatcaaCGTAATAAGAAGTGAAAGTCATAACAAcggtatataaatatatagcaAAAAGCAAGCAGCAATGATGAAATTTTACCTTGTTTTTATCTGGAATTCTTTTTTTACCGAGTAAGGTACAGTGCAATATCTGAGCGAGGAAAACGGTAAAATTACTTATTTATTAGTACCTAGCTAatgatttgaatttttttttaatttctgaaAACGACAAGATATAAAAGACATTCACATAAGAATGACTATCTTGTGTTAcacatataaaaaaagaaacaaaaacttCAGAGCTATAAATAGACAGTCCATTGTCTCCTTGGGGGAGCGATGGAACTGAAGATGGAAAGGGCCTCTTTCAAAGACAACCATCAAAGAAGCTCTCACATAGTGAACGTCACCTTGGTCTAAAATAAAGGACCTTTGACTTCTGTCGAGTAACTGTCACAGGAAGCTTTGAGCACAGGGCGTAATTCCTTTCTCTTGCATCTTCGTTTTGCACACAGGGGGCTAaatttacatttgtttatttggcTGTTACTTTTTTCTccccaaagcaacatacaattgagaaagcagggttaggggttaagggacttgctcaggagcccaatggtgacatcactcggCAAGCCTCAGGATTCGAGGCCTAACCCACTATGCCACACGTCACCTCTTATTTGAATCTTGCTTTGTTGGAAGACGTTGTGTAGCTCTTGCTACAGTACTGCTTACACTCATACCCAGGTATTCATTGGAAACACGGCCGcttagctgcacttatgcctagctGACTCCTTTGTAATGGGCTATCTGCTCATGTGTACATTACTTTAAACAAAACTGTCTGCCCGGAAAGGCATCATGAAAAGCAGCTGACTCAGTCCATCAACAGCCTCATAGCGCTGGTCTGAGATCAGTGAGGAGGCCATTATATTCTGGAGGGAACAGCAATGTATCCGAATTTCCGAATTTCCTTTGCCTGATGACACACCTTTTGCTGTAGTGCTGAATGAGTATCACAGCATCATATTATCCAGAACCCTTGCGGATTGTTTTGTCACACTTAAGCATTCTGCTGAAACCGTTAAGCTTCTCGAAGCACATCGAGCTGCCCTCGTTCCACTCTGCTACCTGCCGAGATGGAGATTGGACTGTCGACTGTCGTCCCGGCGGATCCGTGTAGAAATCAGGAAGTGTGTGATCCTGTCTCAGCGCTAGAGGTGACCCGGGAACAGCTGAACGAAGCTTTTGGCTTCCTAAGAAATGCGACGGCGGCCCTCTCATACAATAGTGTTAATTGTATCGTATTTAAAATGCGCTCTGTCCCGTGTGCTTCCACTGCACCCCGCAGTACGGGGGGCACCCTCGCTCCGTGCACAATGCACATTGTTCCCATCTGGAAGCGGAGCCATTTGGCACTCAGGTGAGAAATGGAAATAAGAGAGGGATTGTTGGgtagttccccccccccccacttcctgcATCTGTCGTTCCTCTTGCCGTGTGCCGGCATCGCAGCTGCGTGCTTGGCCCCATCGCATTTTCTCCAGTGAAAATGTCCAGCTGTTACGTAACTGGGAGGCGGAGGGCCGCAAACGCGTTCCTGAAAGCTGCACTTCTCGGCAGGTGTTATGCACATAATGACCTGTTTGCTAGCTGGGAAATGAAACATACTGCCAGGTCTTCCTGGAAGATTCTAGgcttattttcacatttatttagcagacaaaGCAACACA encodes:
- the LOC111860930 gene encoding uncharacterized protein; the encoded protein is MSVTGDRQTGAALVADLSLSFQDELTATIQNAFGVALEIAVLEVTKLVGQALRDVRDQMHETLRENESLKQRLQSAEVELGAVRKANAVGRAPPPGPQDEPQPGKQPAAPVSAPVDPADILLEEKFDFLSVEADPDRDRSFCEIREDGQVCSHDLTPNTGGQTASRCQPGGAAVSKSSQTRMYSDTQVETVRFDQPCPETVPGVSNTGAFLKAASPPDSSLPNPKLEQPIKVKEESPEGGCAPPELGCVSVPAAFAGVEDDFCPDSLSLAQSRLLEDWRPEPLHLQNCDTDTLAACTSHSLSDSPVFGTDLSDLDLHAPSSSGLPAFSKAYQHPGPVPRPHYSSRVSGPDVTQPSVTPPAGGTHSCRVCGESFHLQEELRRHRSQHHSQNQVHGSKSSRHPRRQAFPPGRSPYHCSLCGRDFNRMEHLKIHQRIHTGERPYACTVCNARFRHSWALTRHFRIHTGEKPYACSLCGKTFRNCGGLRFHQRSHSLEGNG
- the LOC111860931 gene encoding probable E3 ubiquitin-protein ligase RNF144A, yielding MERTAKHSGTKRKDNSRDQCPSCTGRLQPCLDGAGHPLQYVQCTAGASSHRFCRSCLCPWAPSCDAPSESCSNGSCQLVATLLSCNTVTDTKSRVFGCPLFRACPKCHSLIMHDSGCKYVTCRPCGHRFCFICLQRSRECRKTTELYWSRACNKPRAARQTFVTKSH